A part of Daphnia pulex isolate KAP4 chromosome 6, ASM2113471v1 genomic DNA contains:
- the LOC124196170 gene encoding piggyBac transposable element-derived protein 4-like gives MTRERFKLISKHLACADHGELDKDKQLKVRKDPIYKIRSLVDVLNKQFSECRRPPRWQSIDESMVKFKGRSMLRQTMKGEPIKSGFKIWSRCCNRGYTYNFEIYHGARIGETLKDSNFTMVEGVVLDLFEPLAKNGHVVAFDRFFTSIALLDELDKRGINAVGTILKTRVGQPIFTINESNLPQDEFVAKFGGEPGTGRKGVFIWKNTKPFRVASNFHGSEAVKMQRKQRDGSFRTKSCPKAIGDYVDNMGGVDTANQLRSYYERDRKSKKLWHRLFYSLMETWMVNSWITYCDLVKGKTFLKDKGYLSLLEFKRSVTTSLLLYGLNAEIARKGDAPEARLMKEIPLSAEPGAKRRKDRLSMPDEIRFSQVGIHHPIFVENRGRCEWCQATTERRPNGHTKESRPFSQCSMCKIFLCRSKKRNCFLEFHDDRILDPTKAAAETVLAVDPEEEIAVQTVETDPLRIYPSSDSSDDSDFDVLNNDVIDGVLLDEDEWLK, from the exons ATGACACGTGAGcgttttaaattaatttcaaaacacTTGGCTTGCGCTGATCATGGTGAATTAGACAAGGATAAACAGTTGAAGGTGCGAAAGGATCCTATTTATAAGATCCGATCGTTGGTGGACGTACTCAATAAGCAATTTAGTGAGTGTCGCCGGCCTCCCAGGTGGCAAAGTATAGACGAATCCATGGTGAAATTTAAAGGTCGATCCATGCTTCGGCAAACGATGAAGGGCGAACCCATCAAAAGCGGCTTCAAAATCTGGAGTCGATGCTGTAATAGAGGCTACACCTATAATTTTGAGATCTATCATGGAGCTCGAATTGGTGAAACGCTCAAGGATTCCAATTTTACGATGGTGGAAGGAGTAGTTCTTGATCTTTTCGAGCCCTTGGCAAAGAACGGACATGTAGTAGCCTTTGATCGCTTCTTCACGAGCATCGCCCTCCTGGACGAACTCGACAAAAGGGGGATCAATGCGGTTGGAACGATTCTTAAAACCAGAGTGGGGCAACCCATTTTTACGATCAACGAATCGAACCTTCCGCAGGACGAATTTGTGGCCAAGTTTGGCGGTGAACCAGGAACGGGAAGAAAGGGTGTTTTCATCTGGAAGAACACTAAGCCGTTTCGGGTCGCTTCCAACTTCCACGGCTCAGAGGCTGTCAAAATGCAAAGGAAGCAGCGCGATGGTTCGTTCAGAACAAAGTCTTGTCCGAAGGCTATTGGCGATTACGTCGATAACATGGGCGGTGTAGACACGGCGAACCAGCTGCGTTCCTACTACGAGAGAGACcgcaaatcaaaaaaattgtggcACCGTCTCTTTTACTCCCTCATGGAAACATGGATGGTGAACAGCTGGATTACTTACTGCGATTTGGTG aaaggaaaaaccttCCTGAAGGACAAAGGATATCTCAGTCTTTTGGAATTCAAGCGAAGCGTGACTACTTCTCTTTTACTTTACGGGCTGAATGCTGAGATAGCCCGCAAAGGAGATGCTCCAGAAGCAAGATTAATGAAAGAGATTCCACTTTCGGCAGAGCCCGGtgccaaaagaaggaaagataGACTGAGCATGCCAGATGAAATACGCTTCAGTCAGGTCGGAATCCATCATCCAATTTTCGTTGAGAATAGAGGACGATGCGAATGGTGCCAAGCCACGACCGAGAGAAGACCCAATGGTCATACGAAGGAATCTCGACCATTCTCTCAGTGCAGTAtgtgcaaaatttttctttgtcggtccaagaaaagaaactgcttTTTGGAATTTCACGATGATCGGATACTCGATCCAACTAAGGCTGCTGCTGAAACGGTACTTGCTGTCGATCCTGAAGAAGAGATCGCAGTCCAAACCGTCGAAACGGATCCTTTGAGGATTTATCCTTCATCTGATTCCTCTGATGATTCTGATTTTGACGTGCTAAATAATGATGTAATTGATGGTGTCCTTTTAGATGAAGACGAATGGCTTAAATAA